A part of Amycolatopsis lurida genomic DNA contains:
- the leuA gene encoding 2-isopropylmalate synthase, whose translation MSIRKPTRPAPSEQASWNTQRGTSMPVHRYRPWYDLVEDISLPDRTWPDKRIETAPLWCAVDLRDGNQALIDPMSPARKRKFFDLLVRMGYKEIEVGFPAASQTDFDFVREIIDEGAIPDDVSIQVLTQCRPELIERTFKALEGAPRAIVHIYNSTSILQRRVVFREERIGITKIASQAAELVVDYAAKQPDTDFRFQYSPESYTGTELSYALEVCNTITEIWQPTPEKPVILNLPATVEMASPNVYADSIEWMHRNLDRRDSVILSLHPHNDRGTGIAAAELGFQAGADRIEGCLFGNGERTGNVDLVALGMNLYSQGVDPQIDFSDMDEIKRTVEYCNQLPVHERSPWAGDLVFTAFSGSHQDAINKGLDAMKAAADKAGTPIDEHPWEVPYLPIDPKDIGRNYEAVIRVNSQSGKGGVAYIMKAEHQLDLPRRLQIEFSKVVQRHTDTEGGEVDPTTMWNAFSAEYLELKTPLELVRQHVRDNGDGEYDITATVRVEGDEHEVTGRGNGPIAAFFDALSTVGFDLRLLDYSEHTLSPGDDARAASYIECAISDRVYWGIGIDPSIVTASLRAVVSAVNRAHR comes from the coding sequence ATGAGCATCCGCAAGCCCACCCGTCCTGCGCCTTCCGAGCAGGCTTCGTGGAACACCCAGCGCGGCACTTCGATGCCCGTGCACCGCTATCGCCCCTGGTACGACCTGGTCGAGGACATCTCGCTGCCCGACCGCACCTGGCCGGACAAGCGCATCGAGACCGCGCCGCTGTGGTGCGCGGTCGACCTGCGTGACGGCAACCAGGCCCTGATCGACCCGATGTCGCCCGCGCGCAAGCGCAAGTTCTTCGACCTGCTGGTCCGCATGGGCTACAAGGAGATCGAGGTCGGCTTCCCGGCGGCGTCGCAGACGGACTTCGACTTCGTCCGCGAGATCATCGACGAAGGCGCCATCCCGGACGACGTCAGCATCCAGGTACTGACCCAGTGCCGGCCGGAGCTGATCGAGCGCACCTTCAAGGCACTCGAAGGCGCGCCGCGCGCGATCGTCCACATCTACAACTCGACCTCGATCCTGCAGCGCCGCGTCGTGTTCCGCGAGGAGCGCATCGGCATCACGAAGATCGCTTCGCAGGCCGCCGAGCTGGTCGTCGACTACGCCGCGAAGCAGCCGGACACCGACTTCCGGTTCCAGTACTCGCCGGAGTCGTACACCGGCACCGAGCTGTCGTACGCGCTCGAGGTCTGCAACACCATCACCGAGATCTGGCAGCCGACGCCGGAGAAGCCGGTGATCCTGAACCTGCCCGCGACCGTCGAGATGGCGTCGCCGAACGTCTACGCCGACTCGATCGAGTGGATGCACCGCAACCTGGACCGCCGCGACTCGGTGATCCTGTCGCTGCACCCGCACAACGACCGCGGCACCGGTATCGCCGCCGCCGAGCTGGGCTTCCAGGCGGGCGCGGACCGGATCGAAGGCTGCCTGTTCGGCAACGGCGAGCGCACCGGCAACGTCGACCTGGTCGCGCTGGGCATGAACCTGTACAGCCAGGGCGTCGACCCGCAGATCGACTTCTCCGACATGGACGAGATCAAGCGGACCGTCGAATACTGCAACCAACTGCCGGTGCACGAACGCAGCCCGTGGGCCGGTGACCTGGTGTTCACCGCTTTCTCCGGCAGCCACCAGGACGCGATCAACAAGGGCCTCGACGCGATGAAGGCCGCCGCCGACAAGGCGGGCACGCCGATCGACGAGCACCCGTGGGAGGTCCCGTACCTGCCGATCGACCCGAAGGACATCGGCCGCAACTACGAGGCCGTGATCCGGGTGAACTCGCAGTCCGGCAAGGGCGGCGTCGCCTACATCATGAAGGCCGAGCACCAGCTCGACCTGCCGCGGCGCCTGCAGATCGAGTTCTCGAAGGTCGTCCAGCGCCACACCGACACCGAGGGCGGCGAGGTCGACCCGACCACGATGTGGAACGCCTTCTCGGCCGAGTACCTGGAGCTGAAGACGCCGCTGGAGCTGGTGCGCCAGCACGTCAGGGACAACGGCGACGGCGAGTACGACATCACCGCCACCGTGCGGGTCGAGGGGGACGAGCACGAGGTCACCGGCCGCGGCAACGGCCCGATCGCGGCGTTCTTCGACGCGCTGTCGACCGTCGGGTTCGACCTGCGGCTGCTGGACTACAGCGAGCACACGCTCTCGCCGGGCGACGACGCGCGGGCCGCTTCGTACATCGAATGCGCGATCTCCGACCGGGTCTACTGGGGCATCGGGATCGACCCGTCGATCGTGACCGCTTCACTGCGGGCCGTCGTCTCGGCCGTGAACCGGGCTCACCGGTAG
- a CDS encoding helix-turn-helix transcriptional regulator, translated as MESLGVYLKSRRDRVTPAEIGLRTYGTSRRVPGLRREELAQLAGVSAGYYTRLEQGLAETASRQVLDALARALRLDDVETGHLHNLARQPSLPKLSDPGPEDPHPRVLALLENLGEAVPALVFGRRGDVLAWNHAGHTLMAEHLDFDAPEDPERRPSLPRMFFLDPLTRELHRNRAELAPIHVAYLRLTAGRYPTDARLAALIGELSMRSDEFATLWATGDVADCTVGPMHLRHPTVGAVSVDYQVWLQPDSPDHRLEIYTPKDPGSADALQLLTRFDR; from the coding sequence ATGGAAAGTCTCGGCGTGTACCTCAAGAGCCGTCGTGATCGGGTGACGCCCGCCGAGATCGGCCTGCGCACCTACGGGACTTCGCGCCGCGTGCCGGGCCTGCGCCGCGAGGAACTCGCCCAGCTCGCCGGAGTGAGCGCCGGGTACTACACGCGACTGGAGCAAGGACTGGCCGAAACCGCTTCACGGCAGGTGCTCGACGCGCTCGCCCGCGCGCTCCGGCTCGACGACGTCGAGACCGGCCATCTGCACAACCTCGCGCGGCAGCCATCGCTCCCGAAGCTGTCCGACCCCGGCCCGGAAGACCCGCATCCGCGGGTGCTCGCACTGCTGGAGAACCTCGGCGAGGCCGTGCCCGCCCTCGTCTTCGGCCGTCGCGGCGACGTGCTCGCGTGGAACCACGCGGGGCACACGCTCATGGCCGAACACCTCGATTTCGACGCGCCGGAGGATCCCGAACGGCGGCCTTCGCTGCCGCGCATGTTCTTCCTCGACCCGCTGACCCGCGAGCTGCACCGGAACCGGGCCGAACTCGCGCCGATCCACGTCGCCTACCTGCGGTTGACCGCGGGCCGGTACCCCACCGACGCCCGCCTTGCCGCGCTCATCGGCGAACTTTCGATGCGCAGCGACGAATTCGCGACCCTCTGGGCGACCGGTGACGTCGCCGACTGCACCGTCGGACCCATGCATCTGCGGCACCCCACGGTCGGCGCGGTGAGCGTCGACTACCAGGTGTGGCTCCAGCCCGACAGCCCCGACCACCGGCTGGAGATCTACACGCCGAAGGATCCGGGATCGGCCGACGCGCTGCAGCTCCTGACCAGGTTCGATCGCTAA
- a CDS encoding nitroreductase family protein — translation MHKPADTSTPIAPLLAARWSPRAYDESATVTEDQLRALLEAARWAPSFGNTQPARYLVGLRGTPSFDRILSTLNSGNRAWAHRAGLLLIGVMVTTNEKGDVPYAEYGLGLASENLVLQAVDLSLIAHQMAGFSAEAAKDFFGLPDDVVPKVAIAVGSPADPSVLEEDWRIEREKAPRERIPLAEFAYADVWGTSAFDG, via the coding sequence ATGCACAAACCCGCCGACACGAGTACCCCGATCGCGCCGCTCCTGGCCGCGAGGTGGAGCCCGCGCGCCTACGACGAGTCAGCGACCGTCACCGAAGACCAGCTCCGCGCGCTGCTCGAAGCGGCCCGCTGGGCACCGTCGTTCGGCAACACCCAGCCCGCCCGCTACCTGGTCGGCCTGCGGGGCACGCCGTCGTTCGACCGCATCCTCTCGACGCTCAACTCGGGCAACCGCGCGTGGGCCCACCGCGCCGGGCTGCTGCTGATCGGCGTGATGGTGACCACGAACGAGAAGGGTGACGTCCCGTACGCCGAGTACGGGCTCGGGCTGGCGAGCGAGAATCTCGTGCTCCAGGCCGTCGACCTCAGCCTGATCGCGCACCAGATGGCGGGCTTCTCCGCCGAAGCGGCGAAGGACTTCTTCGGCCTCCCAGACGACGTCGTCCCCAAGGTCGCCATCGCCGTCGGCTCGCCAGCGGATCCCTCGGTGCTCGAAGAGGACTGGCGCATCGAGCGCGAGAAGGCGCCGCGCGAGCGAATCCCGCTGGCCGAATTCGCCTACGCCGACGTTTGGGGCACGAGCGCTTTCGACGGCTGA
- a CDS encoding aspartate kinase, with protein MALVVQKYGGSSLESADRIKRVAERIVATKKAGNDVVVVCSAMGDTTDELLDLAQQVNPAPPEREMDMLLTAGERISNSLVAMAISAQGAEAWSFTGSQAGVVTTSVHGNARIIDVSPSRVTEALDQGYIALVAGFQGVSQDTKDITTLGRGGSDTTAVALAAALNADVCEIYSDVDGVYTADPRVVSDARKLDTIAYEEMLELAASGSKILHLRSVEYARRYGVPIRVRSSYSDKPGTTVTGSIEEIPVEQALITGVAHDRSEAKITVTGVPDTTGAAARIFRVIADNEIDIDMVLQNVSSTSSGRTDITFTLSKANGAKAVQSLEKIKDEIGFESVLYDDHVGKVSLVGAGMRSHPGVTATFCEALAQAGVNIEIINTSEIRISVLIRDAQLDDAVRAIHEAFELGGDEEAVVYAGSGR; from the coding sequence GTGGCCCTCGTGGTCCAGAAGTACGGCGGTTCGTCGCTGGAAAGTGCCGACCGGATCAAACGCGTCGCGGAACGCATCGTCGCCACCAAGAAGGCGGGCAACGACGTGGTCGTCGTCTGCTCCGCCATGGGCGATACGACCGACGAGCTGCTCGACCTGGCGCAGCAGGTCAACCCGGCGCCGCCGGAACGCGAGATGGACATGCTGCTCACCGCGGGTGAGCGCATCTCCAACTCCCTGGTGGCGATGGCGATTTCGGCGCAGGGCGCGGAGGCCTGGTCGTTCACCGGCTCGCAGGCCGGTGTGGTGACGACGTCGGTGCACGGCAACGCGCGGATCATCGACGTCAGCCCCAGCCGGGTGACGGAGGCTCTCGACCAGGGCTACATCGCGCTGGTCGCGGGTTTCCAGGGCGTGTCGCAGGACACCAAGGACATCACCACCCTCGGCCGCGGGGGTTCGGACACCACCGCCGTCGCGCTGGCCGCCGCGCTGAACGCCGACGTCTGCGAGATCTATTCCGATGTGGACGGTGTGTACACCGCCGATCCCCGGGTCGTGTCCGACGCCCGCAAGCTCGACACCATCGCCTACGAGGAGATGCTGGAGCTGGCGGCGAGCGGGTCGAAGATCCTGCACCTGCGCTCGGTGGAGTACGCGCGCCGCTACGGCGTCCCGATCCGAGTCCGTTCTTCCTACAGTGACAAGCCGGGCACCACGGTGACCGGTTCTATCGAGGAGATCCCCGTGGAACAAGCGTTGATCACCGGTGTGGCGCACGACCGCTCCGAAGCCAAGATCACGGTGACCGGCGTGCCCGACACGACCGGTGCCGCCGCCCGGATCTTCCGCGTGATCGCCGACAACGAGATCGACATCGACATGGTGCTGCAAAACGTGTCCAGCACCTCGTCCGGCCGCACCGACATCACCTTCACGCTGTCGAAGGCCAACGGGGCAAAGGCCGTGCAGTCGCTGGAGAAGATCAAGGACGAGATCGGCTTCGAGTCGGTGCTCTACGACGACCATGTCGGCAAGGTGTCGCTCGTCGGCGCGGGGATGCGCTCGCACCCCGGTGTCACGGCGACGTTCTGCGAAGCGCTCGCGCAGGCGGGCGTCAACATCGAAATCATCAACACCTCGGAGATCCGGATCTCGGTGCTGATCCGGGACGCGCAGCTCGACGACGCGGTGCGCGCGATCCACGAGGCGTTCGAACTCGGCGGCGACGAAGAAGCCGTCGTCTACGCGGGGAGTGGTCGCTGA
- a CDS encoding aspartate-semialdehyde dehydrogenase: protein MPEGLRVGVVGATGQVGGVMRRLLAERGFPAAEMRYFASARSAGSKLPWRDGEIVIEDATTADPSGLDIALFSAGGATSKAQAERFAAAGATVIDNSSAWRMDPDVPLIVSEVNPEAVKEARKGIIANPNCTTMAAMPVLKPLHAEAGLVRLVASTYQAVSGSGLAGVEELEGQLAAAAANAGALTHDGSAVAFPEPKKYARPIAHNVLPLAGSIVDDGEFETDEEKKFRNESRKILSIPELLVSCTCVRVPVFSGHSISINAEFSQPLSVARATELLTGAPGVELSDIPTPLQAAGQDPSYVGRLRTDPGVDGGRGLVLFLSNDNLRKGAALNAVQIAELVAANS from the coding sequence ATGCCGGAAGGTTTGCGGGTAGGCGTGGTCGGAGCGACCGGCCAGGTCGGCGGCGTGATGCGCCGTCTGCTGGCCGAACGGGGTTTCCCGGCCGCCGAAATGCGGTACTTCGCCTCGGCGCGGTCCGCCGGTTCGAAACTTCCCTGGCGTGACGGGGAAATCGTCATCGAGGACGCGACGACCGCGGATCCGTCCGGTTTGGACATCGCGCTCTTCTCGGCCGGTGGCGCGACCTCCAAGGCGCAGGCGGAGCGGTTCGCCGCGGCCGGTGCCACGGTCATCGACAACTCGTCGGCGTGGCGGATGGACCCGGATGTCCCGCTGATCGTCAGCGAGGTCAACCCGGAGGCGGTCAAGGAGGCGCGCAAGGGGATCATCGCGAACCCCAACTGCACCACCATGGCCGCGATGCCGGTGCTCAAGCCACTGCACGCCGAGGCGGGCCTGGTGCGGCTGGTCGCCAGCACCTACCAGGCCGTGTCCGGCAGCGGGCTCGCCGGCGTGGAGGAGCTGGAAGGCCAGCTCGCCGCCGCGGCGGCGAACGCGGGCGCGCTGACCCACGACGGGTCGGCGGTGGCCTTCCCGGAGCCGAAGAAGTACGCGCGGCCCATCGCGCACAACGTCCTCCCGCTGGCCGGGTCCATTGTGGACGATGGCGAGTTCGAGACGGACGAGGAGAAGAAGTTCCGCAACGAGAGCCGCAAGATCCTGAGCATCCCGGAGCTGCTGGTCTCGTGCACCTGCGTGCGGGTGCCGGTGTTCTCGGGGCACTCGATCTCGATCAACGCCGAGTTCTCGCAGCCGCTTTCGGTCGCCCGCGCGACCGAACTGCTCACCGGCGCCCCCGGCGTGGAGCTGTCGGACATCCCGACGCCGCTGCAGGCCGCCGGCCAGGACCCGTCGTACGTCGGGCGCCTGCGGACGGACCCGGGTGTCGACGGCGGTCGCGGCCTGGTGCTGTTCCTGTCGAACGACAACCTGCGGAAGGGCGCGGCGCTCAACGCCGTGCAGATCGCGGAACTGGTCGCCGCGAACTCCTGA
- a CDS encoding RtcB family protein, whose product MYTAVEGSRVPIRMWADPTSVEDQAMRQLHNVANLPWVHGVAVMPDVHYGKGATVGSVIAMRDAVSPAAVGVDIGCGMSAVRTSLTAADLPDDLLKLRRRIESAVPVGFGLHKTPVNPAKVHGVGGWDAFWKSFGDLHPGVQDLHDRASRQIGSLGGGNHFIEVCLEQGGEDEGRVWLMLHSGSRNIGKELAERHMAVARKLPHNADLPDPDLAVFVAGTPEMQAYRRDLFWAQDYAARNRATMVALVKQALKDVVPQTTFDDAISCHHNYVAEETYDGVDLLVTRKGAIRAGSGDLGIIPGSMGTGSYIVRGLGNESSFQSASHGAGRRMSRNKAKKLYTAEDLAAQTAGVECRKDSGVVDEIPAAYKDIETVIKAQTDLVEVVAHLKQVVCVKG is encoded by the coding sequence ATGTACACGGCGGTCGAAGGCTCGCGGGTTCCGATCCGGATGTGGGCGGACCCCACATCGGTCGAGGACCAAGCCATGCGACAGCTGCACAACGTCGCCAACCTGCCGTGGGTGCACGGCGTCGCGGTCATGCCCGACGTCCACTACGGCAAGGGCGCGACCGTCGGCAGCGTGATCGCGATGCGCGACGCGGTGTCCCCGGCCGCCGTCGGCGTGGACATCGGCTGCGGGATGAGCGCGGTACGGACCTCGCTCACCGCCGCCGACCTGCCCGACGACCTCCTGAAGCTCCGCCGCCGGATCGAATCGGCCGTCCCGGTCGGGTTCGGCCTGCACAAGACCCCGGTGAACCCGGCGAAGGTGCACGGTGTCGGTGGCTGGGACGCGTTCTGGAAGTCCTTCGGCGACCTGCATCCCGGCGTCCAGGACCTGCACGACCGCGCGTCGCGCCAGATCGGGAGCCTCGGTGGCGGCAACCACTTCATCGAGGTCTGCCTCGAACAGGGCGGCGAGGACGAAGGCCGCGTGTGGCTGATGCTGCACTCCGGTTCGCGCAACATCGGCAAGGAACTCGCGGAACGGCATATGGCCGTCGCGCGGAAGCTGCCGCACAACGCGGACCTGCCGGACCCGGATCTCGCGGTGTTCGTCGCGGGCACGCCCGAAATGCAGGCGTACCGGCGCGACCTGTTCTGGGCGCAGGACTACGCGGCGCGCAACCGCGCCACCATGGTCGCGCTCGTGAAGCAGGCGCTGAAGGACGTCGTGCCGCAGACGACGTTCGACGACGCGATCAGCTGTCACCACAACTACGTCGCCGAAGAGACCTACGACGGCGTCGACCTTCTGGTGACGCGCAAGGGCGCGATCCGCGCGGGTTCGGGTGATCTCGGAATCATCCCGGGCAGCATGGGCACCGGCTCGTACATCGTGCGAGGCCTTGGGAACGAGTCGTCCTTCCAGTCCGCGTCGCACGGGGCGGGCCGCCGGATGTCGCGGAACAAGGCGAAGAAGCTGTACACCGCCGAGGACCTCGCCGCGCAGACCGCCGGCGTGGAATGCCGCAAGGACTCCGGTGTGGTGGACGAGATCCCGGCCGCGTACAAGGACATCGAAACGGTGATCAAGGCGCAGACGGATCTCGTCGAGGTGGTCGCGCACCTCAAGCAGGTCGTCTGTGTGAAGGGCTGA
- a CDS encoding MFS transporter, translating to MLLMFLARLPMTAMGVTMTLYVVNDLGRGYGAAGLVGAATTLGSAIGAPLVGRYVDRYGLRPVVAICGLASSTFWISAPHLPYQVLLAVALPAGVLSVPAGTLARLVLTALVPLEQRRAAYSLDTILVEASFMIGPSAGIMAITQLPAVYALTGIGVCFAISATLIYRQNPPIRAEADAEMFTGERPPVRSWLTGRLVMAMFIAAGALFCLVGMELAALATLRASGDIAWSGLLITLMCIASVLGGAIHGAVRRSLSQGTLMLLLAVLTLPVGLISEPWWLLAIVLFPSNVLCAPTLAASTETVSAAAPARVRGEAMGLLDAASRIGLAIGSPVIGFAIDHSSPGWGFAASALGALAIASVGLFWRRSRTPAQVPALSSS from the coding sequence ATGCTGCTGATGTTCCTGGCCCGCCTCCCGATGACGGCCATGGGCGTGACGATGACGCTGTACGTGGTCAACGATCTCGGCCGCGGCTACGGCGCGGCCGGGCTGGTCGGGGCCGCCACCACGCTCGGCAGCGCGATCGGGGCACCGCTCGTCGGCCGGTACGTCGACCGCTACGGGCTGCGGCCGGTGGTCGCGATCTGCGGGCTGGCCTCGTCGACGTTCTGGATCAGCGCGCCGCATCTGCCGTATCAGGTACTGCTCGCGGTCGCGCTTCCCGCCGGCGTGCTGTCGGTGCCCGCCGGGACGCTCGCGCGACTGGTGCTCACCGCGCTCGTGCCGCTGGAGCAACGACGGGCGGCCTACTCGCTGGACACGATCCTGGTGGAGGCGTCGTTCATGATCGGGCCGTCGGCCGGGATCATGGCGATCACGCAGCTGCCCGCGGTCTACGCGCTCACCGGGATCGGGGTCTGTTTCGCGATTTCGGCGACGCTGATCTACCGGCAGAACCCGCCGATCCGCGCCGAGGCCGACGCCGAGATGTTCACCGGGGAGCGGCCGCCCGTGCGGAGCTGGCTCACCGGACGGCTCGTGATGGCGATGTTCATCGCCGCGGGCGCGTTGTTCTGCCTGGTCGGCATGGAGCTCGCCGCGCTGGCGACGCTGCGCGCGAGCGGTGACATCGCCTGGTCCGGGCTGTTGATCACGCTGATGTGCATCGCATCGGTCCTCGGCGGGGCGATCCACGGCGCGGTCCGGCGGTCGCTTTCGCAGGGCACGCTGATGCTGCTGCTCGCGGTGCTGACCCTGCCGGTCGGCCTGATCTCGGAGCCGTGGTGGCTGCTGGCGATCGTGCTCTTCCCGAGCAACGTGCTGTGCGCGCCGACGCTCGCGGCGAGCACGGAGACCGTCAGCGCCGCGGCGCCCGCCCGCGTGCGAGGAGAGGCGATGGGCCTGCTGGACGCGGCCAGCCGGATCGGGCTGGCGATCGGGAGCCCGGTCATCGGATTCGCGATCGACCACTCCAGCCCCGGCTGGGGATTCGCGGCTTCGGCGCTGGGCGCGCTGGCGATCGCCTCCGTCGGCCTCTTCTGGCGCCGGTCCCGGACGCCCGCCCAGGTGCCCGCGCTCTCCTCCTCCTGA
- a CDS encoding catalase yields MTLPTTNNVGIPVASDNDSLTAGANGPILLQDHYLIEKNAQFNRERVPERVVHAKGGGAHGFLEVTEDVSQFTKAALFQPGVRTESLARFSSVAGENGSPDTWRDPRGFAVKFYTSEGNYDLVGNNTPVFFIRDPIKFPDFIHSQKRRADNHLRDHDIQWDFWTLRPESAHQVTWLMGDRGIPSNWREMDGFGSHTYLWENAGGEKFWVKYHFKTDQGIGYLAQADADRIAGEDSDYYIRDLFKNIKQGNHPSWTLYVQVMPYAEAADYRFNPFDLTKVWPKGDYPLIKVGRWVLDRNPANYFAEIEQAAFEPSNLVPGIGPSPDKMLQGRLFAYPDAHRYRIGANYTQLPVNAPKSPVNSYSRDGAMRYNNPGDPVYAPNSYGGPHANAEIAAETASGYGVEDEVIRSAYKLHAEDDDFGQPGTLVRDVMDDAQRERLASNIIGHASNDVSRPVLERVFEYWRNVDKDLGDKVADAFRE; encoded by the coding sequence GTGACCCTGCCGACCACGAACAACGTGGGCATCCCCGTCGCGAGCGACAACGACTCCCTGACGGCAGGTGCCAACGGCCCGATCCTGCTTCAGGACCACTACCTGATCGAGAAGAACGCCCAGTTCAACCGTGAGCGGGTGCCCGAACGGGTCGTCCACGCCAAGGGCGGCGGCGCGCACGGCTTCCTCGAAGTCACCGAGGATGTCAGTCAGTTCACGAAGGCCGCGCTGTTCCAGCCGGGCGTGCGCACCGAGAGCCTGGCCCGGTTCTCGTCCGTCGCCGGGGAGAACGGCTCTCCCGACACGTGGCGCGACCCGCGCGGCTTCGCGGTGAAGTTCTACACCTCCGAGGGCAACTACGATCTCGTCGGCAACAACACCCCGGTGTTCTTCATCCGCGACCCGATCAAGTTCCCCGACTTCATCCACTCGCAGAAGCGCCGCGCCGACAACCACCTGCGCGACCACGACATCCAGTGGGACTTCTGGACGCTGCGGCCCGAGTCCGCGCACCAGGTCACCTGGCTGATGGGCGACCGCGGCATCCCGTCGAACTGGCGGGAGATGGACGGTTTCGGCTCGCACACCTATCTGTGGGAGAACGCGGGCGGCGAGAAGTTCTGGGTCAAGTACCACTTCAAGACCGACCAGGGCATCGGCTACCTCGCGCAGGCCGACGCGGACCGGATCGCCGGCGAGGACTCGGACTACTACATCCGCGACCTGTTCAAGAACATCAAGCAGGGCAATCACCCCAGCTGGACGCTGTACGTCCAGGTGATGCCCTACGCCGAGGCCGCGGACTACCGCTTCAACCCGTTCGACCTGACCAAGGTGTGGCCGAAGGGCGACTACCCGCTGATCAAGGTCGGCCGCTGGGTGCTCGACCGCAATCCGGCGAACTACTTCGCGGAGATCGAGCAGGCCGCGTTCGAGCCGTCCAACCTGGTGCCGGGTATCGGCCCGTCGCCGGACAAGATGCTGCAGGGCCGCCTGTTCGCCTACCCGGACGCCCACCGCTACCGGATCGGCGCGAACTACACGCAGCTGCCCGTCAACGCGCCGAAGTCCCCGGTGAACAGCTACTCGCGCGACGGCGCGATGCGCTACAACAACCCGGGCGACCCGGTGTACGCGCCGAACTCCTACGGCGGCCCGCACGCGAACGCGGAGATCGCCGCCGAGACCGCTTCGGGCTACGGCGTCGAGGACGAGGTCATCCGGTCGGCGTACAAGCTCCACGCCGAGGACGACGACTTCGGCCAGCCGGGCACGCTCGTCCGTGACGTGATGGACGACGCGCAGCGCGAGCGGCTCGCGAGCAACATCATCGGCCACGCCTCGAACGACGTCTCGCGCCCGGTGCTCGAGCGGGTCTTCGAGTACTGGCGGAACGTCGACAAGGACCTCGGCGACAAGGTCGCGGACGCTTTCCGCGAGTAA
- a CDS encoding alpha/beta hydrolase — MAIPLQIRAEAAFSQLAFWLPKPVRRAIAGPPLRLDGQELALDAQLLLRLQKLAKASLVRGTVEESRTMLLASRHLVSGPTIEPVATRELLIPTGDGDVPATLYTPAGLPDPSGLLVFFHGGGWVVGSRVSHDNTVRYLAKQAGVRVLSVEYRLAPETRFPGATEDAIAAFEYAFAKARDLGADPARIAVGGDSAGGNLAAVTAQQAVKRGGGVPAFQLLFYPATDFTVRRRSRELFAEDLFLTDSDMTWFEGHYVPKGTDLYNPKLSPLHGDVSGLPPAYIATAGFDPLRDEGEAYAEKLRKAGVPVALSRQPDLIHGYINFLGVGRRFREATAEAAGALRLGLAPK, encoded by the coding sequence ATGGCGATACCGCTCCAGATCCGTGCCGAGGCCGCGTTTTCGCAGCTGGCGTTCTGGCTCCCGAAGCCGGTCAGACGGGCCATCGCGGGACCGCCCCTCCGCCTGGACGGACAGGAACTCGCGCTGGACGCCCAGCTCCTGCTCCGCCTGCAGAAGCTGGCGAAGGCGTCGCTGGTGCGGGGAACCGTCGAAGAGTCGCGCACCATGCTCCTGGCGAGCAGGCATCTGGTCAGCGGGCCGACGATCGAACCGGTCGCCACCAGGGAACTGCTCATCCCCACGGGTGACGGCGACGTGCCTGCCACGCTCTACACCCCGGCCGGGCTGCCGGATCCGTCCGGGCTGCTGGTGTTCTTCCACGGCGGCGGCTGGGTGGTCGGCAGCCGCGTCTCCCACGACAACACCGTCCGCTACCTGGCGAAACAGGCGGGCGTGCGGGTTCTTTCGGTGGAGTACCGGCTCGCGCCGGAGACGCGGTTCCCCGGCGCCACCGAAGACGCGATCGCGGCGTTCGAGTACGCCTTCGCGAAAGCACGGGACCTGGGCGCCGACCCGGCGCGCATCGCCGTCGGCGGTGACAGCGCGGGCGGGAACCTCGCCGCGGTGACGGCGCAGCAGGCGGTCAAACGCGGCGGCGGGGTCCCGGCGTTCCAGCTGCTGTTCTACCCGGCGACCGATTTCACCGTGCGGCGCCGCTCCCGGGAATTGTTCGCCGAGGACCTGTTCCTCACCGATTCGGATATGACCTGGTTCGAAGGACATTACGTGCCGAAGGGCACCGATCTGTACAACCCGAAACTGTCGCCGCTGCACGGCGACGTTTCCGGATTGCCACCCGCGTATATCGCGACGGCGGGTTTCGACCCGCTGCGCGACGAGGGCGAGGCTTACGCGGAGAAATTGCGGAAGGCCGGGGTCCCGGTGGCGCTCAGCCGCCAGCCGGACCTGATCCACGGGTACATCAACTTCCTCGGCGTCGGACGGCGGTTCCGTGAGGCGACGGCCGAAGCGGCGGGAGCCCTGCGGCTGGGTCTCGCGCCGAAGTGA